One genomic window of Cercospora beticola chromosome 5, complete sequence includes the following:
- the CYP41 gene encoding cytochrome P450 monooxygenase 41, with translation MAPRSKVFFDISIGGKPAGKVVFELYNDIVPKTAENFRALCTGEKGNGKSGVPLHYKGSGFHRVIKSFMIQGGDFTAGNGTGGESIYGEKFDDENFQLKHEKPFLLSMANAGPGTNGSQFFVTTVPTPHLDGKHVVFGEVIAGKSIVREVENNPTGSNDKPEKDVVVEDCGELPEGTDISEFTKKAPDSTGDTYEDFPEDQEKAGEEWKGTEIVEIATNLKEMGNKAFKAGELELGLSKYQKALRYLQEYPTPLDGDPADLGAQLTKLKVSLHTNSSLLQFKLGQYRPSYDSADKAFLVANISDAEKAKALFRKGVALKASKDEEGAQQFLEQAHQLVPSDAAINNELAAVKKAAADRKAKERKAFSKAFA, from the coding sequence ATGGCTCCACGCAGCAAGGTCTTCTTCGATATCTCCATTGGCGGCAAGCCAGCCGGCAAAGTCGTGTTCGAGCTTTACAATGACATCGTTCCAAAGACGGCTGAGAACTTCCGGGCTCTTTGCACAGGCGAAAAGGGCAATGGCAAGTCCGGAGTACCGCTCCACTACAAAGGCTCAGGATTTCACCGTGTGATCAAGAGCTTCATGATCCAGGGTGGTGACTTCACTGCGGGCAACGGCACTGGCGGAGAGAGCATCTATGGTGAGAAGTTCGACGATGAGAACTTCCAGCTCAAGCACGAGAAGCCGTTCTTGCTGAGCATGGCCAATGCCGGGCCAGGCACCAACGGCAGCCAGTTCTTCGTGACGACAGTGCCAACACCACACTTGGACGGAAAGCACGTCGTGTTTGGAGAAGTGATTGCTGGAAAGAGCATTGTGCGCGAGGTGGAGAACAACCCGACAGGCAGCAATGACAAGCCAGAGAAGGACGTTGTCGTCGAGGACTGCGGCGAGCTGCCAGAAGGAACTGACATCTCGGAGTTCACGAAGAAGGCGCCTGATAGCACTGGCGACACATACGAGGACTTCCCTGAAGATCAAGAGAAGGCAGGCGAGGAGTGGAAGGGCACGGAGATTGTGGAGATTGCGACGAACCTGAAGGAGATGGGAAACAAGGCATTTAAGGCTGGCGAGCTGGAGCTTGGTCTGTCCAAATACCAGAAGGCATTGCGGTACCTGCAAGAGTACCCGACACCACTCGACGGCGATCCAGCAGATCTCGGCGCACAGCTCACCAAGCTGAAGGTTTCGCTGCATACCAACAGCTCGTTGCTGCAATTCAAGCTGGGCCAGTACAGACCTTCATACGACTCGGCAGATAAGGCATTCCTCGTGGCCAACATCTCAGAcgcagagaaggcgaaggcacTCTTCCGCAAGGGTGTCGCTCTGAAGGCTTCTAAGGACGAAGAAGGTGCACAGCAGTTCCTTGAGCAGGCTCATCAACTCGTGCCAAGCGATGCGGCGATCAACAACGAGTTGGCCGCTGtcaagaaggctgctgctgatcgcAAGGCGAAGGAGCGCAAAGCCTTTAGCAAAGCTTTTGCGTAG
- a CDS encoding uncharacterized protein (CAZy:GH37~BUSCO:EOG09260TWS), with protein MSSQESVLSIHPAKDSHANDTHHNSQHNPHEEKTRPREHVSLDLDPYAAPSVYYGASHHPRKVAKSRTYSAVDPGLNKVGTDNYNAPSRRLSHDQMGNAPRRYLINVEDTLKTLLSREDTDSNIQITIEDTGPKTIDLGTAASGGYKRFDVRGTYMLSNLLQELWLAKKFGRRQIVLDEARLNENPVNRLARLIKDQFWPNLTRRIDGSNIAAVAKDPKDWTSDPRPRIYIPPGAPEQYAYYTRVAKEHPHIRLDVQWLKEGGPDDDEYVRDLNEAPGLLAIEVERVKDTPAGEPDYRGLPFVVPGGRFNELYGWDSYMETLGLLVNDREDLCKAMVKHFCFCIRHYGKILNANRSYYLRRSQPPFLTDMALRVYDRIKHEPDSLDFLRNAILAAIKDYYSTWMSPPRYDAESGLSRYRPGGLGVPPETEASHFVHVLQPYADKHKMSFKEFVHAYNYGHVFEPELDEYFLHDRAVRESGHDTSYRLEKVAANLATVDTNSCLYKYEIDIARTIRAFFGDRLEVPKEWRMPGHPEFETSSTWDRRAKKRRKVMNDLMWDEEKGMFFDYNTVKKQQTGYESATTFWAMWAGAATPRQASIMVAKALPKFEVHGGLVSGTEASRGAVGVHRPNRQWDFPFGWAPQQILAWTGFLRYGFEEEAQRLAYRWIHMVTKAFVDFNGVVVEKYDVTRPIDPHKVEAEYGNQGSDFKGVATEGFGWVNASYVYGLQIVNSHMKRALGAVTDWDTFKKMTEAAEDPVDFLHKDKATNGHTPAPNGQKPVEQKPVEQKPIEHHPAPVQYAHSGQH; from the exons ATGAGCTCGCAGGAATCGGTATTGTCAATTCATCCCGCGAAGGACTCCCACGCGAACGATACCCATCACAATTCCCAACACAATCCTCACGAGGAGAAGACACGACCTAGGGAGCACGTTTCCCTCGACCTCGATCCCTATGCGGCGCCCAGTGTCTACTATGGCGCGAGCCACCACCCTAGAAAGGTTGCAAAGAGCCGCACCTACTCGGCA GTTGATCCTGGCCTGAATAAGGTAGGCACGGATAACTACAATGCCCCTTCCCGAAGACTGAGCCATGATCAAATGGGTAATGCCCCACGTCGCTACCTGATCAACGTCGAAGACACCCTCAAAACGCTTCTCTCGCGCGAAGACACCGATTCAAACATCCAAATCACCATTGAGGACACGGGTCCCAAGACGATCGACTTGGGAACAGCAGCGTCGGGAGGCTACAAGCGATTTGATGTTCGCGGGACATACATGCTCAGCAATCTGCTGCAAGAGCTCTGGCTAGCCAAAAAGTTCGGACGCAGACAGATTGTTCTCGATGAGGCTCGATTGAACGAGAACCCAGTCAATCGGCTGGCTCGCCTTATCAAGGATCAATTCTGGCCAAATCTCACACGGAGAATCGATGGGTCCAACATTGCGGCGGTTGCAAAGGATCCGAAGGACTGGACGTCCGACCCTCGTCCTCGCATCTACATTCCACCGGGCGCTCCAGAGCAGTATGCCTACTATACGCGAGTCGCCAAAGAGCACCCTCACATTCGTCTTGATGTTCAATGGCTCAAGGAAGGCGGCCCTGACGATGACGAATATGTCCGTGACCTGAATGAAGCTCCAGGTCTGCTCGCCATTGAAGTGGAACGCGTCAAGGACACTCCCGCTGGTGAGCCAGACTACAGAGGGCTGCCTTTTGTAGTGCCCGGAGGCCGTTTCAATGAGCTGTATGGCTGGGACAGCTACATGGAGACACTTGGTTTACTTGTCAATGATCGCGAGGACCTTTGCAAGGCCATGGTGAAGCACTTTTGCTTCTGTATTCGACACTACGGCAAGATCTTGAACGCCAACCGGTCTTACTACCTGCGACGCTCGCAGCCTCCCTTCCTTACAGACATGGCGCTTCGTGTCTACGATCGCATCAAGCATGAGCCGGACAGCCTTGACTTTCTCCGAAACGCCATACTTGCAGCGATCAAAGACTACTATTCCACATGGATGTCACCGCCGCGCTATGACGCCGAATCTGGGCTGTCGAGATATCGACCAGGAGGACTCGGGGTTCCTCCGGAGACTGAGGCTTCCCACTTCGTCCACGTCCTGCAGCCATACGCCGACAAGCACAAGATGAGTTTCAAGGAGTTTGTTCACGCCTACAACTATGGCCATGTCTTTGAACCAGAACTCGACGAGTATTTCCTTCACGATCGAGCTGTGCGAGAGTCTGGGCACGATACTTCATACCGCCTGGAAAAGGTTGCCGCCAACCTCGCCACGGTCGACACGAATTCTTGTCTGTACAAGTATGAGATCGATATTGCACGCACCATTCGTGCCTTCTTTGGAGACAGGCTCGAGGTTCCAAAAGAGTGGCGCATGCCCGGGCATCCCGAATTCGAAACGTCGTCAACGTGGGATCGCCGAGCCAAGAAGCGTCGTAAGGTCATGAACGATCTCATGTGggacgaggagaagggcATGTTCTTTGACTACAATACTGTCAAGAAGCAGCAAACCGGCTACGAAAGTGCAACCACTTTCTGGGCCATGTGGGCAGGAGCCGCCACACCAAGACAGGCGTCCATCATGGTTGCCAAAGCTCTCCccaagttcgaagtccatgGAGGCCTCGTGTCTGGTACTGAAGCGAGTCGTGGCGCAGTTGGCGTGCATCGGCCAAACCGGCAGTGGGACTTTCCATTCGGCTGGGCCCCACAACAGATTCTTGCCTGGACAGGCTTCCTTCGCTACGGctttgaagaagaagcacagcgCCTTGCATATCGCTGGATTCACATGGTCACGAAAGCATTCGTGGACTTCAACGGAGTTGTGGTTGAGAAGTACGACGTGACGCGACCTATCGACCCTCACAAGGTGGAAGCCGAATACGGCAACCAAGGCAGCGATTTCAAGGGTGTTGCAACTGAAGGCTTCGGCTGGGTTAACGCGTCATACGTCTATGGCTTGCAAATTGTCAACTCTCACATGAAGCGCGCCCTCGGTGCTGTCACTGACTGGGACACCTTCAAGAAGATGACCGAGGCTGCGGAGGATCCAGTCGACTTCCTCCACAAGGACAAGGCGACGAATGGACACACCCCTGCTCCCAATGGACAGAAGCCAGTCGAGCAGAAGCCGGTCGAGCAGAAGCCGATCGAGCATCATCCTGCACCCGTGCAATATGCTCACAGTGGTCAACACTGA